One window from the genome of Microbulbifer sp. ALW1 encodes:
- a CDS encoding sulfite exporter TauE/SafE family protein encodes MAELGSLLSLMPDQSPGLALGLLLAVCVVSAFISAVTGGAGGILMFAALNVVIPLRALVPIHGAVQLLNNLARVAYVREHIRWEQCIPFFIGCTLGSAAMTLGLANLDWKQLPLVLLAVLIFYTVFKPKKLPEIRLKPRNFFWVGIATGTLGIVAGAVDPLLAAFFVRKDMTPKEIVANKSVMQAWCHALKVPAFIYLGFAFSDHLGLILLLTIAAVIGTRIGIALLNRINSEVFFNLMRAALVIAGARIVYQLFVA; translated from the coding sequence TTGGCGGAGCTGGGTTCGCTGTTAAGCCTGATGCCAGACCAGAGCCCCGGCCTTGCCCTTGGGCTGTTACTTGCTGTCTGCGTGGTCAGCGCGTTTATCTCCGCGGTGACCGGCGGCGCGGGCGGCATTTTGATGTTTGCCGCATTGAACGTGGTTATTCCGTTGCGTGCCCTGGTGCCGATTCACGGCGCCGTGCAGCTGCTGAATAATCTCGCGCGCGTTGCCTACGTGCGCGAACATATCCGCTGGGAGCAATGCATACCGTTCTTTATTGGTTGCACCCTGGGCTCCGCTGCTATGACCCTGGGGCTAGCCAATCTCGACTGGAAACAGCTGCCGTTGGTGTTGCTGGCAGTGCTGATTTTCTACACCGTTTTCAAACCGAAAAAACTGCCGGAAATCCGACTGAAGCCGCGCAATTTTTTCTGGGTGGGCATCGCTACCGGTACATTGGGTATTGTCGCCGGTGCGGTAGATCCGCTGCTGGCCGCTTTCTTTGTGCGCAAGGATATGACGCCCAAAGAGATTGTGGCGAACAAATCCGTGATGCAGGCCTGGTGCCACGCACTCAAGGTGCCTGCGTTTATTTATCTGGGATTTGCCTTTTCCGATCATCTGGGGCTGATCCTGCTACTCACCATAGCTGCGGTAATTGGTACCCGCATCGGTATTGCACTATTGAACCGGATCAACAGCGAAGTTTTTTTCAACTTAATGCGCGCGGCACTCGTGATTGCCGGGGCGCGTATTGTTTACCAGTTGTTTGTAGCATAA
- the thiC gene encoding phosphomethylpyrimidine synthase ThiC, whose amino-acid sequence MSQVAEPKTNTNKTNKKSRAEQQESAKKFLDNLTAQQFPNSRKVYLQGEHKGVKVGVREICLGQSLVGGDEQNPVFEPNEPLQVYDTAGPYSDPDYKPNVREGLPKLRQQWIEARDDTEILDTRQAAYSQKRMADQGLDHIRFDNLPAPRKAKPGKNVTQMHYARQGIITPEMEFIAIRENMGRAKIAEELTTTDYQKAREGIYIPPQITPEFVRREVAEGRAIIPANINHTELEPMIIGRNFLCKVNSNIGNSAITSSIEEEVEKLVWSIKWGGDTVMDLSTGQNIHETREWILRNSPVPIGTVPIYQALEKVDGIAEDLNWDVFRDTLIEQAEQGVDYFTIHAGVLLRYVPLTAKRVTGIVSRGGSIMAKWCLAHHKENFLYTHFEDICEILKAYDVSFSLGDGLRPGCIADANDEAQFGELHTLGELTEIAWKHDVQTMIEGPGHVPMHKIKQNMDEQLEHCHGAPFYTLGPLTTDIAPGYDHITSGIGAAMIGSMGCAMLCYVTPKEHLGLPNKEDVKEGLMAYKIAAHAADLAKGHPRAYKRDDALSKARFEFRWEDQFNLGLDPERARMYHDETLPKESGKVAHFCSMCGPKFCSMKITQDVRDYAAKQEAEASKGMEEMSIKFMDMGSEIYHKG is encoded by the coding sequence ATGTCTCAAGTCGCCGAACCAAAAACCAACACTAATAAAACAAATAAGAAGAGCCGCGCCGAACAGCAGGAAAGTGCCAAAAAATTCCTCGATAACCTCACCGCCCAACAATTCCCCAACTCCCGCAAAGTCTATCTGCAAGGGGAGCACAAAGGCGTCAAGGTCGGCGTTCGCGAAATCTGCCTGGGCCAAAGCCTCGTCGGCGGCGACGAACAAAACCCCGTATTTGAGCCCAATGAACCGTTGCAGGTCTACGACACCGCCGGCCCATACTCCGACCCAGATTACAAACCCAACGTCCGTGAAGGCCTGCCGAAACTGCGCCAGCAATGGATCGAAGCCCGCGACGACACCGAAATACTCGACACCCGCCAGGCCGCCTACAGCCAGAAACGCATGGCCGACCAGGGCCTCGACCATATCCGCTTCGATAACCTGCCCGCACCGCGCAAAGCCAAGCCCGGCAAGAACGTCACCCAGATGCACTACGCGCGCCAGGGCATCATCACCCCGGAGATGGAATTTATCGCCATCCGCGAAAACATGGGTCGCGCGAAAATCGCTGAGGAGCTGACGACAACGGACTATCAGAAAGCTCGCGAAGGCATCTACATTCCGCCACAAATCACCCCGGAATTCGTCCGCCGCGAAGTCGCCGAAGGCCGTGCCATTATCCCCGCGAACATCAATCACACAGAACTGGAACCGATGATCATCGGCCGCAACTTCCTGTGTAAAGTGAACTCCAACATCGGCAACTCCGCGATCACCTCCTCTATCGAAGAAGAAGTGGAAAAACTCGTCTGGTCCATCAAATGGGGCGGCGACACCGTAATGGATCTTTCCACCGGCCAGAACATCCACGAAACCCGCGAATGGATCCTGCGTAACTCACCGGTCCCCATCGGCACCGTACCGATCTACCAGGCCCTGGAAAAAGTCGACGGCATTGCCGAAGACCTCAACTGGGACGTATTCCGCGATACCTTGATTGAACAGGCAGAGCAGGGCGTCGACTACTTCACCATCCACGCCGGCGTATTGCTGCGCTACGTACCTCTCACCGCCAAACGCGTCACCGGCATCGTCTCGCGCGGTGGCTCCATCATGGCCAAATGGTGCCTCGCCCACCACAAAGAAAACTTCCTCTACACCCACTTCGAGGATATTTGTGAAATCCTGAAAGCCTACGACGTCAGCTTCTCATTGGGCGACGGCCTGCGCCCTGGCTGTATCGCCGACGCCAACGACGAAGCCCAGTTCGGCGAACTGCACACCCTCGGCGAACTCACCGAAATTGCCTGGAAACACGACGTCCAAACCATGATCGAAGGCCCCGGCCACGTGCCCATGCACAAGATCAAACAAAACATGGACGAACAGCTGGAGCACTGCCACGGCGCCCCCTTCTATACCCTCGGCCCCCTGACCACCGACATAGCTCCAGGCTACGACCACATTACCTCCGGCATCGGCGCCGCCATGATCGGCAGCATGGGCTGCGCCATGCTCTGCTACGTAACCCCCAAAGAGCACCTCGGCCTGCCCAACAAAGAAGACGTAAAAGAAGGCCTAATGGCCTACAAAATCGCCGCCCACGCCGCCGACCTCGCCAAAGGCCACCCCCGCGCCTACAAACGCGACGACGCCCTCTCCAAAGCCCGCTTCGAATTCCGCTGGGAAGACCAATTCAACCTCGGCCTCGACCCCGAACGCGCGCGCATGTACCACGATGAAACCCTGCCAAAAGAATCCGGCAAGGTCGCCCACTTCTGCTCCATGTGTGGCCCGAAATTCTGTTCAATGAAAATTACCCAAGACGTCCGTGACTACGCGGCAAAGCAGGAAGCAGAAGCCAGCAAGGGCATGGAAGAAATGTCCATAAAATTTATGGATATGGGCTCCGAGATCTACCACAAGGGTTGA
- a CDS encoding aldehyde dehydrogenase family protein: MADYQIINPYNGEQIEAYDFHTKEQVEQAIQTLVAGRQTQLATPAFERSNILMKLAQLMLERKEDLARLICEETGKTISDSRIEIDRAYNTALSSAMEARNINGEALDSDAFPPMREKIGVVLWKPLGTVLCITPFNFPINIAVHKIGPAFAAGNTILFKPGPQNKRSAELLVELCYAAGMDKSVLQMLIPDIEATSYAVSHREIQAINFTGGTAAANAIAKNAGYKKMLFELGGNDPLIVMPDADLDAAVNATINQRFATAGQRCTAAKRLFVHSEVFDAFAEKLVTATANLNVGDPALDDTFVGPLIHTAAADEVAGRIESAVQRGANVLFGHKREGNILWPTILDNVADDAELVAEETFGPVVPLRKFDDEAELVSLINSSPFGLQAGVFTQNLALAKRLYNQLDVGLLAVNDGPGFRAEHFPFGGVKESGVGREGVSYAIREMSYQKTLVI, translated from the coding sequence ATGGCCGATTATCAGATTATTAACCCCTACAACGGCGAGCAGATCGAAGCCTACGACTTCCACACCAAAGAACAAGTAGAGCAGGCGATCCAAACCCTGGTGGCCGGCCGCCAAACCCAGCTGGCCACCCCCGCATTTGAGCGCTCGAATATCCTGATGAAACTTGCCCAGCTAATGCTGGAACGCAAGGAAGACCTGGCCCGTTTGATTTGTGAAGAAACCGGCAAAACCATCAGTGACAGCCGAATCGAAATCGACCGCGCCTACAACACCGCCCTGTCCAGCGCCATGGAAGCCCGTAATATCAACGGCGAAGCCCTCGACTCCGACGCCTTCCCGCCCATGCGCGAAAAAATCGGCGTGGTACTGTGGAAGCCGCTGGGCACCGTGCTGTGCATCACGCCGTTCAACTTCCCGATCAACATCGCAGTACACAAAATCGGCCCCGCCTTTGCCGCAGGCAACACCATCCTGTTCAAACCCGGCCCGCAGAACAAACGTTCCGCGGAGCTGCTGGTAGAACTCTGCTACGCCGCCGGCATGGACAAATCCGTACTGCAAATGCTGATCCCGGATATCGAAGCCACCAGCTACGCGGTGTCCCACCGGGAAATCCAGGCGATCAACTTCACCGGTGGCACCGCCGCCGCCAACGCCATCGCGAAGAACGCCGGCTACAAAAAAATGCTGTTCGAACTCGGCGGCAACGACCCGCTCATCGTCATGCCCGACGCCGACCTCGATGCGGCGGTAAACGCCACCATCAACCAACGCTTTGCCACTGCCGGTCAACGCTGCACCGCCGCCAAACGTTTGTTTGTCCACAGCGAAGTGTTCGATGCTTTCGCCGAAAAACTCGTCACCGCCACCGCCAACCTAAACGTCGGCGACCCCGCTCTTGACGACACCTTCGTCGGCCCCCTGATCCACACCGCCGCTGCCGATGAAGTGGCAGGACGCATCGAATCTGCCGTACAGCGCGGTGCAAATGTTTTGTTTGGTCACAAGCGCGAAGGCAATATCCTCTGGCCAACCATCCTCGACAACGTCGCCGACGACGCCGAACTGGTTGCGGAAGAAACCTTTGGTCCGGTTGTTCCGCTGCGCAAGTTCGATGACGAAGCAGAACTGGTTTCCTTGATCAATAGTTCACCCTTCGGCCTGCAAGCCGGCGTATTCACCCAAAACCTCGCCTTGGCAAAACGTCTATACAACCAACTGGACGTAGGCCTTCTCGCCGTCAACGACGGCCCGGGCTTCCGCGCTGAACATTTCCCCTTCGGCGGTGTAAAAGAAAGCGGCGTAGGCAGAGAAGGCGTGAGCTACGCCATCCGAGAAATGAGCTATCAAAAGACGCTGGTGATCTAA
- the thiS gene encoding sulfur carrier protein ThiS, translating to MQLLVNGEQRNFESETSLSELLLQLGYSGETFAVALNGNFVPRATYEQTLLNAGDSLDIVAPVVGG from the coding sequence ATGCAATTACTGGTCAACGGTGAACAACGCAATTTTGAAAGTGAAACATCATTGTCGGAATTGTTGCTACAACTGGGCTACAGCGGCGAGACATTCGCTGTTGCCTTAAACGGCAACTTCGTGCCCCGTGCCACCTACGAGCAAACATTGCTGAATGCGGGTGATAGCCTGGATATCGTCGCCCCGGTAGTCGGAGGCTGA
- the thiO gene encoding glycine oxidase ThiO, which produces MAEKNLNIAVAGAGLMGRLLSWRLSEKGHQITLFDSGSLESPAGACHTAAGMISPLSELFHCPLPIYQLGMQSLQYWPDWAKQLEQATGTKVDYREKGSILIAHPQDRSELLQFQQELNAKLGSDNRDQLQWLDNNALRDLEPELDRFDQGLYLASEADIDNRKLLPALLKALKQSEIEIRENTPVDCAPETIQTENGNEYFDLVIDTRGLGAKNQINGLRGVRGEVMVVETPEVQLNRPVRLLHPRYQLYAVPRANNQTVIGATEIESEDRSPISLRSTMELSSALYSIHPAFAEARVIETRVNCRPATMDNLPVVESEPGLIRINGLFRHGYLLAPALVAQAESEIFKFIQTTEQVT; this is translated from the coding sequence GTGGCAGAGAAAAACTTAAATATCGCAGTGGCAGGCGCTGGACTGATGGGGCGCCTTCTGTCCTGGCGTTTGTCTGAAAAAGGCCACCAGATAACCTTGTTCGACTCCGGTAGTTTGGAAAGCCCAGCGGGCGCCTGCCACACCGCCGCCGGCATGATCTCGCCACTCTCCGAACTGTTCCACTGCCCACTCCCCATCTATCAACTCGGCATGCAAAGCCTGCAATACTGGCCAGATTGGGCAAAACAGCTGGAACAGGCGACTGGCACTAAAGTCGATTATCGCGAAAAAGGCAGCATCCTCATCGCCCACCCACAAGACCGCAGCGAACTCCTGCAATTCCAACAGGAGCTCAACGCCAAACTGGGCTCGGATAACCGCGACCAACTGCAATGGCTAGACAACAACGCCCTGCGAGACCTAGAGCCTGAACTCGACCGCTTCGACCAGGGCCTGTACCTCGCCTCCGAAGCCGACATCGACAACCGCAAACTACTGCCGGCGCTGCTCAAAGCGCTCAAGCAAAGCGAAATCGAAATCCGCGAAAACACCCCGGTAGATTGCGCCCCCGAAACAATCCAGACCGAAAACGGCAACGAATACTTCGACTTGGTCATCGACACCCGCGGCCTCGGTGCAAAAAATCAGATCAATGGCCTGCGCGGCGTCCGCGGCGAAGTCATGGTCGTAGAAACCCCGGAAGTGCAATTAAACCGCCCCGTGCGCCTGCTGCATCCCAGATACCAACTCTACGCCGTACCCAGAGCCAACAATCAGACAGTCATCGGCGCCACCGAAATCGAAAGCGAAGACAGGAGCCCCATATCCCTGCGCTCCACCATGGAACTCTCCAGCGCACTCTATTCGATTCACCCCGCATTCGCCGAAGCCCGTGTCATTGAAACCCGCGTCAATTGCCGTCCCGCCACCATGGATAACTTACCGGTAGTGGAAAGTGAGCCGGGTCTTATCCGAATCAATGGCCTTTTCCGCCACGGCTACCTGCTAGCCCCCGCGCTGGTAGCCCAGGCCGAAAGCGAAATTTTCAAATTCATCCAAACGACAGAACAGGTGACCTGA
- the thiE gene encoding thiamine phosphate synthase: protein MNDTEHQRPIVWTIAGSDSGGGAGIQADLLTMHDLGVHGCSAITANTAQNTLGVPAINAVSDEVLQSQLDALLADLKPAAIKIGLLANAGQVRLVAEFLRALKPRGETIPVIYDPVAVATSGAQLTEDSTGAAVLSELLPLCDLITPNSIELEWLAGTGADSAEAILKAAHKVRGNRHVALLVTGGHFELEPGTTADLLCSGSGEGTSNDWLIGKKIDTRNAHGTGCTLSSAIAALLALGYPLKDACVVANAYVRRGLRLGNSEHIGAGAGPVGHCGWPTELQDFPEVLVAGSERAKSFGTYSETAAANFAAEFAQPDSNKLGVYPVVETVEWIEKLAEEGVRTLQLRIKHPGNDLKAQIEQAVAIGRRYDLRLFINDHWQLAIECGAYGVHLGQEDLQTADLKAIQQAGLELGISTHGFFELLYAHQYRPSYLAIGAIYATNTKDMSGQLQGPQKLARMAALLPDYPLVAIGGINLERAPAVAASGVGSIAVVTAITRAPDYREAVAQLRAVIE, encoded by the coding sequence ATGAACGATACAGAACACCAGCGCCCAATTGTCTGGACCATCGCCGGCAGTGATTCCGGTGGCGGTGCGGGTATTCAGGCGGACCTGCTCACCATGCACGATCTCGGCGTCCACGGGTGCAGTGCCATCACTGCGAATACCGCCCAGAACACCCTTGGTGTGCCAGCGATCAATGCGGTATCCGATGAGGTGCTGCAATCGCAGCTGGACGCGCTGCTCGCCGATCTCAAACCCGCCGCCATCAAGATCGGCCTGCTGGCAAATGCCGGACAGGTTCGTCTGGTGGCCGAGTTCCTGCGCGCGTTGAAACCCCGTGGTGAGACAATCCCGGTGATCTACGACCCGGTCGCCGTCGCCACCAGCGGCGCACAGTTGACCGAAGACAGCACTGGCGCTGCCGTACTGAGCGAGCTGCTGCCCCTGTGCGACCTGATCACACCCAACAGTATTGAGTTGGAATGGCTGGCCGGAACTGGTGCTGACAGCGCAGAAGCCATTCTCAAGGCCGCACACAAGGTGCGAGGCAATCGACACGTGGCTCTGCTGGTGACCGGTGGCCACTTTGAACTTGAACCGGGTACTACGGCAGACCTGTTGTGCTCCGGATCCGGTGAGGGCACCAGCAACGACTGGCTGATCGGCAAAAAGATCGACACCCGCAATGCCCACGGCACCGGCTGCACCCTGTCTTCCGCAATCGCGGCGTTATTGGCGCTGGGCTACCCACTGAAAGACGCCTGTGTGGTGGCCAATGCCTATGTGCGCCGCGGACTGCGGTTGGGCAACAGCGAACACATTGGTGCGGGTGCGGGCCCTGTGGGGCACTGTGGCTGGCCCACAGAGTTGCAGGACTTTCCGGAGGTGCTGGTTGCCGGCAGCGAGCGTGCAAAGTCCTTCGGAACGTATAGTGAAACGGCGGCAGCGAATTTTGCCGCCGAATTCGCGCAGCCAGACTCCAACAAGCTCGGGGTCTACCCGGTGGTGGAAACCGTGGAGTGGATCGAGAAGCTGGCGGAGGAGGGGGTGCGTACCCTGCAACTGCGCATCAAGCACCCGGGCAACGACCTGAAAGCGCAGATTGAGCAGGCCGTTGCTATCGGCCGCCGTTACGACCTGCGCCTATTTATCAACGACCACTGGCAGCTCGCCATCGAGTGCGGTGCCTACGGGGTACACCTCGGGCAGGAAGACTTGCAAACCGCCGACCTGAAGGCGATCCAGCAGGCGGGACTCGAGCTCGGTATCAGTACACATGGCTTTTTTGAACTGCTGTACGCCCACCAATATCGTCCCAGCTACCTGGCCATCGGCGCCATCTACGCCACCAATACCAAGGATATGAGCGGCCAGTTACAGGGGCCGCAGAAGCTTGCCCGAATGGCGGCACTGTTGCCGGATTATCCGCTGGTCGCCATTGGTGGCATCAATCTTGAGCGGGCGCCGGCGGTGGCCGCCAGCGGGGTGGGCAGTATTGCGGTAGTTACTGCCATTACCCGGGCCCCCGACTATCGCGAGGCTGTGGCACAATTGCGAGCAGTGATTGAATAG
- a CDS encoding thiazole synthase, translating to MADKLKLYSKVFDSRLLVGTALYPSPAIMRESVAASGSEIITLSLRRQSPAQQQGKMIWDYIQDSGCQLLPNTAGCKTPKEVIALAEMSREIFGTDWLKLEVIGDDYNLQPDPFGLIEAARELINRGFKVLPYCTDDLVVCRKLLDVGCQVLMPWGSPIGTGRGLMNKYNLQTLRERLPDTPLIIDAGIGAPSQACEAMEMGFDAVLLNTAIAKAQNPVLMAESFKLAVQSGRAARNAGLMLKRQTASPSTPTLDMPFWQQTLSAEHIEKNGEGEKVEGEKGEGEKGEGEKV from the coding sequence ATGGCCGATAAACTGAAACTCTACAGCAAGGTATTCGATAGCCGTTTACTGGTAGGCACCGCACTCTATCCGTCACCGGCGATCATGCGCGAATCCGTCGCCGCCTCCGGATCGGAAATCATTACCCTCTCCCTGCGCCGCCAGAGCCCAGCGCAGCAGCAGGGAAAAATGATCTGGGACTATATTCAGGATTCCGGTTGCCAGTTGTTGCCCAACACCGCCGGCTGCAAAACCCCGAAAGAAGTCATCGCCCTGGCAGAAATGAGCCGAGAAATTTTCGGTACTGACTGGCTCAAGCTGGAAGTGATCGGCGATGACTACAACTTGCAACCGGATCCTTTCGGGCTGATCGAGGCCGCGCGGGAGCTGATCAATCGGGGCTTCAAGGTATTACCCTATTGCACCGACGATCTGGTGGTATGCCGCAAATTACTGGATGTAGGTTGCCAAGTACTGATGCCCTGGGGTTCTCCCATCGGCACTGGTCGCGGCCTGATGAACAAATACAATTTGCAGACGCTACGTGAGCGGCTGCCGGATACGCCGCTGATTATCGATGCGGGTATCGGCGCGCCGTCCCAGGCGTGTGAAGCCATGGAAATGGGCTTCGATGCGGTACTGCTCAACACCGCCATCGCCAAAGCCCAGAACCCGGTACTGATGGCGGAGTCCTTCAAGCTTGCTGTACAGTCTGGCCGCGCCGCACGCAATGCGGGGCTGATGCTCAAGCGCCAGACCGCCAGCCCCAGTACTCCGACACTGGATATGCCGTTCTGGCAGCAGACTCTCAGCGCCGAACATATCGAGAAAAATGGCGAGGGGGAGAAAGTCGAGGGGGAAAAAGGCGAGGGGGAAAAAGGCGAGGGCGAGAAGGTATGA